From Pseudanabaena sp. PCC 6802, one genomic window encodes:
- a CDS encoding FitA-like ribbon-helix-helix domain-containing protein, which produces MANLIVRNIDETIVKALKKRASQHGVSAEAEHRKILEQALLQPQRKSFAEVLSQIPNVGNDLDYERVQDDTASQVFD; this is translated from the coding sequence ATGGCAAATTTAATCGTCCGAAACATCGATGAAACCATTGTCAAAGCGCTCAAAAAGCGGGCAAGTCAGCATGGGGTCAGCGCCGAAGCCGAACACCGCAAAATTTTAGAACAGGCACTGCTGCAACCGCAAAGAAAATCGTTTGCAGAGGTGCTCAGCCAAATCCCCAACGTTGGCAATGACTTAGACTACGAGCGGGTACAGGATGACACAGCCAGCCAAGTATTTGATTGA
- a CDS encoding type II toxin-antitoxin system VapC family toxin has protein sequence MTQPAKYLIDTNVISELRKKSNANLGVLQFFQQAAEQAAPLYLSVITIGELRRGVELIRHRGDRSQADLLENWLQTVLEDYADHILDFTALDAQVWGKLRVPHPQNALDKQIAATALTCGLTLVTRNASDFAGTGVLLLDPFETIESF, from the coding sequence ATGACACAGCCAGCCAAGTATTTGATTGATACCAACGTCATTAGCGAACTCCGAAAAAAAAGCAATGCGAACCTCGGTGTTCTGCAATTTTTCCAGCAAGCCGCCGAGCAAGCTGCACCTCTCTATCTCAGTGTCATAACCATTGGCGAACTGCGGCGAGGGGTTGAACTCATCCGACATCGCGGCGATCGCAGCCAAGCAGACCTGCTAGAAAACTGGTTGCAGACCGTTTTAGAAGACTACGCCGACCATATTCTAGATTTCACTGCCCTGGATGCCCAGGTTTGGGGCAAATTGCGCGTTCCCCATCCTCAAAATGCCTTAGATAAACAGATCGCCGCCACTGCACTCACCTGCGGCTTAACCCTGGTCACCCGGAATGCGAGCGACTTTGCAGGGACAGGAGTTCTCCTGCTAGACCCTTTTGAAACCATTGAGAGTTTCTGA